One part of the Vicia villosa cultivar HV-30 ecotype Madison, WI linkage group LG6, Vvil1.0, whole genome shotgun sequence genome encodes these proteins:
- the LOC131612687 gene encoding myb family transcription factor PHL5-like, with amino-acid sequence MREVWNIGTCSQQEEEEKPSNTNTIMSRFESPTSAFYATETCMGFAEFDNNQSLNTQVHKINDLEYPLCQSLRENNQFLNSSNQSDPNFELSNTLQALVKSQLNGNHCVRLPENHNKFSCENFSRIMPFPFEQQKLFFDDLASVNRSSSFCNKGNHDYMVARGTYHLSVEQLNFSSQHEMLSPTISSGSISNSVGNSSSNGNVVSSKTRIRWTKDLHEKFVECVNRLGGADKATPKAILKMMDSEGLTIFHVKSHLQKYRTAKFMPETSGKSDKRIHTEDLHHVGVKAGYQIKEALQLQLEAQRRLHEQLEIQRTLQLRLEEQGKQLKKMFDQQQKTCTNFFNTPTAINNDDTKTSHKDVEVSISEGAENSLLPCLTSPNA; translated from the exons ATGAGAGAGGTTTGGAATATAGGAACATGTAgtcaacaagaagaagaagaaaaaccatCTAATACAAACACTATTATGAGCCGTTTTGAGTCACCAACTTCTGCTTTTTATGCAACAGAAACTTGCATGGGTTTTGCAGAATTTGATAATAATCAATCTTTGAATACTCAAGTGCATAAGATCAATGATTTGGAGTATCCTTTATGTCAATCTTTAAGGGAAAACAATCAATTTTTGAATTCATCAAACCAATCTGATCCCAACTTTGAGTTGTCAAATACTTTGCAAGCATTGGTGAAATCTCAATTGAATGGTAATCATTGTGTTAGATTACCAGAAAACCACAATAAATTTTCATGTGAGAATTTTTCTAGGATCATGCCTtttccatttgaacaacagaagTTGTTTTTCGATGATCTTGCCTCGGTTAACAGAAGCTCATCATTTTGTAACAAAGGAAATCATGACTATATG GTTGCTCGCGGAACATATCATTTATCAGTTGAGCAACTGAATTTCTCTTCTCAACATGAGATGTTATCTCCAACAATTTCATCAGGAAGTATCTCAAATTCTGTTGGAAACTCTTCTTCTAATGGAAATGTAGTCTCGAGTAAAACGAGAATTAGATGGACAAAGGATCTTCATGAAAAGTTTGTTGAGTGTGTGAATCGCCTCGGAGGCGCTGACA AGGCAACACCAAAAGCTATATTGAAGATGATGGATTCTGAAGGTTTGACCATATTTCATGTGAAAAGTCATTTGCAGAAATATAGAACTGCAAAATTCATGCCAGAGACTTCAG GGAAATCTGACAAAAGAATCCATACAGAAGATCTGCATCATGTTGGTGTTAAAGC TGGCTATCAAATTAAGGAAGCACTTCAACTTCAATTAGAAGCACAAAGACGTCTTCATGAACAACTAGAG ATTCAAAGAACATTACAATTACGACTTGAGGAACAAGGCAAACAGCTGAAAAAGATGTTTGATCAGCAGCAGAAGACCTGTACCAACTTCTTCaatactccaactgcaatcaacAATGATGATACAAAAACTAGTCACAAAGATGTTGAAGTTTCTATTTCTGAAGGGGCTGAAAATTCTTTACTCCCTTGTTTAACCTCTCCGAATGCATAA